In Flavimarina sp. Hel_I_48, the DNA window CTCCTCTTCCATAGCCTACATTACCCTGAAAGATCACTGGATTTTCAACAGGGCTGTTTATGGTAAGACTACCCTCACCTTGTACAAGTATCCCGCCACCACCTTCTTCAAAATCAGTATTATTATTAGAGAAAACACTATTCTCTATGAATTGTGTTCCTGCATTGATAATAAGTTGACCCGAATCGTAATATATACCTCCCCCACCTATACCCAGACCATCAATATTGGCTATATTATTAGCTATCCTAGTTCCATTTGTGATTAAAGTCCCACCGCCAAAAGCAATACCACCGCCATTATGGTAACTAGAATTATTTTCTATAAATCCGCCATTGATTATAAAACTTGAGTTATCCATCGCATAAATTGCACCCCCATTATTTCTACCTTGCCCTCCTACGGGATTTTCACCACTATTACCGTTAAGAGAAACATTAGTAAACATTATTGATTCCGTGGAAAACACACTTACTCCACCGCCACCAAATTGCGCATAATTAGAATCTATCTGCGAGTTGGTTATAATGAAATTACCTGAGGTGCTATAGATTGCTCCACCAAAATTTCTTGAATCATTATGGGAAAATAAACTATTAAATACATTTAAGTTTCCCCCAGAATTATAAATACCAGCCCCATCATTACGAACATCAGTAGAGAAGGTAAAAGAATTATTAGATATAGTACTGCTTGAAATATTCAAATTACCCCCACTATTATAAATACCACCACCCGCGCTGTCTGAGCCATTTCCATCAACAACAACATTTGTAAAAGTTGCATTCTTTGCCTCAATATAAAACCCTCCCCCAAGAACGTAGCCCATATTTTCACTTACAGTTCCATAATTTACCATTATATCAGAGTCACCCGTAATGAAAACACCGCCTCCGTTAGATGCCTGACAGTTACTAATATCTATAAAGTTCAAAATAATATCCGTGTTATTTGCCTTTATTGCTCCACCGTTATCCAGAGGTGTAAAACCATTTACCAGAGACAAATTATTCAGGGTCACCGGCCCTTCTGTAATATTAAATATGCGAGATCCCATTTGAGCATCAAGGTTTACCCGCATTGTGGAATCTGCAGATATGGTCAATTCTTTTTCAATCAACAACTCCTCATTTAATAAAATCGTCTCTATGCCTGCTGCGAAAGTTATGGTTCCACCCGGTGGCGTATCCGCGATTTCCTGCCGAAGGGTGCCATCTGAACCGTCATCAACATTTTTTGTGACCAACTGGGCGCTGATCGTAGAATAGAAAAACAATGAACAAAGGCCAAAAACAAGGCCTAATCGGGTAATTTTTGAATACATGGCGTTAGGTTTAAAGGGTTGGATCTTTTGAAGTATAGTATTCAGCTTACAAAAAATATAATGTGACAAATAACTGAATACTAACCTCTTAAAGGTAATTAAAAATTTTTATGAGTAGCGATTAGGATTATTTATTTTCTTTACAATTTTTTATTGACCCTTTCATCTGCCATTCAAGAAATCGTCAAATTTTAAATTCAGGATTTATAGAAATAAAACCCTTTACCAAAAGTATAATTCCCTTCAATTTTCACTATTTTACGCCACTTTTAAACAACGTGTACTCTTCAGGAATTTTTATATGTTCAAAAAATTGCTTCTTTTCTTTTTAACGGCAACAATCCTATCGAGTTGCAATAAAAGGGAGCCCGATTATGATGTGGCCGTGCATAATATCAATATCGTAGACCTAAAAACCGGTAAAATAATACCCAGGCAATCGGTTTTTATAAATGCGGATACGATCCACTCCATCGTTTCAACCAAAGATCTCTTGATATCGCTTGCCCGCAAATCGATCAACGGTACAGACAAATATCTTGTTCCCGGGTTTTGGGACAATCATGTGCATTTCCGTGGGGGCGACAGTCTGATCGCAGAGAATGAGCATTTACTGGATCTATATATTGCTAATGGCGTTACCACCGTACGGGATGCAGGCGGTGATCTTACCTCTTCCGTGCAGCAATGGCAAAAGGAAATTGCTTCGGGAGAAAATGTGGGTCCCACCATTTATACCTCCGGTCCTAAAATTGATGGTCGGCGGGCGCGCTGGCCAGGTTCCCTTGAAGTTTTTAACGATAAAAGCATAAATAAAGCGCTTGATTCCTTACAGGCACTCAACGTGGATTTTGTGAAGTTATATGATAGTACGATATCTGGGGAAAATTACCTTAAAACCATAGAAAATGCTGAAAAACGTGGCATGATCACCAGTGGTCACATGCCATCTACGGTAACCGTAGAGGAAACGACACAGGCCGGAATTGACGCCATAGAACATTTGTATTATGTACTAAAAGGCTGCTCCTTAGAAGAGGTTGAGATCACAAATGCCGTAAAAGACCGCAAATTGAGCTTCTGGTCTTCGCTTGATAAAGTTATGCAGACCTATTCCGATAGTATTGCACAGATAGAATTTGACCGACTTATTGCTGCAGACGTCTACGTGGTACCCACCTTATATATAGGTCATACGTTGAGCTTTTTAGATGAATATGATCACAGTTATGATGGGTACCTCACAAACAATTATATAGGTCCGGGTATTCAAAAAACGTATGATGGCCGTATCAAAAGTGCCCTGAATGCGAAGCCGGAGTTTATAAAGATGCGCAAAAAACTGGACAGTATGTTCATTCAACTTACAGGCAAATTGAATACTGCCGGTGTGGGACTGCTTGCTGGTTCTGATAGCGGGGCGTATAATTCTTACATTTATCCTGGTTTCTCACTACATCTGGAACTAAAAGCGCTCGTAGATGCCGGCCTTTCCCCCCTTGAAGCTTTACGCGCTTCTTCGCAAAATGGTGCCCGCTTTTTAAAGAAAGAGATACCAGCGATCAAAGCAGGCAGAAAAGCAGACCTGGTAATTATTGAAGGAAATCCCTTAGAGGATATTGAAAATACGCAGCGCATCTACTGGGTTTTTAAAAATGGCGAGTCATTCAGTCAAAAGAGCCAGGCATTGCTAAAATCCAATTAAAGGGATATCGAAATTTTCATATTTGTAATTCGTACGTTTCTCTAGCAGGAAGAAAGGTAAAATGGGTACAGAGTTGTAATTTTAGTAATTCCTTAAACTTCAATTTACTCAAATTTTACTCTTATGATTAAAAACTACACCTTCTTATCCTTTCTATTTCTTTTGCTTACTGGGACACAATGGCTTTCTGCCCAGCAGGTCAAGGTACCCATTGATACAATTATAACAACCCAGCACACCGCAACCATAAAGGGCAGCAAAGTTCCCTATACGGCAAATACCAGTTTCCAGCCAGTCTGGGATGAAAAAGGCAATCCTATTGCCAGTCTTTATTATACGTATTACAAACGCACGGATATAAAAGATGATCAGGCCAGACCATTGGTCATTAGTTTTAACGGCGGACCTGG includes these proteins:
- a CDS encoding amidohydrolase family protein is translated as MFKKLLLFFLTATILSSCNKREPDYDVAVHNINIVDLKTGKIIPRQSVFINADTIHSIVSTKDLLISLARKSINGTDKYLVPGFWDNHVHFRGGDSLIAENEHLLDLYIANGVTTVRDAGGDLTSSVQQWQKEIASGENVGPTIYTSGPKIDGRRARWPGSLEVFNDKSINKALDSLQALNVDFVKLYDSTISGENYLKTIENAEKRGMITSGHMPSTVTVEETTQAGIDAIEHLYYVLKGCSLEEVEITNAVKDRKLSFWSSLDKVMQTYSDSIAQIEFDRLIAADVYVVPTLYIGHTLSFLDEYDHSYDGYLTNNYIGPGIQKTYDGRIKSALNAKPEFIKMRKKLDSMFIQLTGKLNTAGVGLLAGSDSGAYNSYIYPGFSLHLELKALVDAGLSPLEALRASSQNGARFLKKEIPAIKAGRKADLVIIEGNPLEDIENTQRIYWVFKNGESFSQKSQALLKSN